A portion of the Sulfurospirillum diekertiae genome contains these proteins:
- a CDS encoding D-alanyl-D-alanine carboxypeptidase family protein, producing the protein MTQKILSLICGACIITSSLSAAYLDKETADRIKRNTDSIIAKDLNSKQLIFAKDEQKINQPASLTKIMTAMLAIESGRMNDVVTITREMIQVEPTKAGLRVGERFYLRDLVKAAMVMSANDAAMSIGVYLGDGDVDKFVGMMNRKAKAIGMKNTNFTNPCGFDSSNFGHHYSTALDLLTLSEYAIKNNAFNDMAKLKRHDFQAVNTKRKYAAYTHNKLLNNYKYAVGIKTGYTQKAGPCLIARAKKDNKDILVVMLNSEHRWNDIKTIFEDVLPDLTETKSSSHKVISHSKSTKKTASTKRKAHKIA; encoded by the coding sequence ATGACACAAAAAATTTTATCGCTTATCTGCGGCGCATGTATTATTACCTCATCTCTGAGCGCAGCTTATCTTGACAAAGAGACTGCCGATCGTATTAAACGTAATACGGATTCTATTATTGCTAAAGACCTTAATAGTAAACAACTTATTTTTGCCAAAGATGAGCAAAAGATTAACCAACCTGCTAGTTTAACCAAGATTATGACGGCAATGCTTGCGATAGAAAGTGGCAGAATGAACGATGTCGTCACGATTACGCGTGAGATGATTCAAGTTGAACCTACCAAAGCAGGTCTTAGAGTGGGTGAGAGATTTTATCTTAGAGATCTTGTTAAAGCAGCAATGGTGATGTCAGCAAATGATGCGGCCATGAGCATTGGCGTTTACTTAGGCGATGGTGATGTCGATAAGTTTGTAGGTATGATGAACAGAAAAGCAAAAGCTATTGGCATGAAAAATACCAACTTTACGAATCCTTGTGGTTTTGATAGTAGTAATTTTGGGCACCACTACTCTACCGCACTGGATCTTTTAACCCTTAGTGAATATGCCATTAAAAACAACGCATTTAATGATATGGCAAAACTCAAACGTCATGATTTTCAAGCCGTCAATACGAAGCGTAAATATGCGGCTTACACGCATAATAAACTCCTTAACAATTATAAATATGCCGTAGGAATTAAAACAGGATATACCCAAAAAGCGGGGCCTTGTCTCATTGCACGCGCTAAAAAAGACAACAAAGATATTTTAGTCGTTATGCTTAACTCTGAACACCGTTGGAACGATATTAAAACAATTTTTGAAGATGTTTTACCTGATCTTACCGAAACGAAAAGTAGCTCTCACAAAGTCATTTCTCATTCTAAAAGCACGAAGAAAACAGCATCAACGAAAAGAAAAGCTCATAAAATAGCTTAA
- a CDS encoding IMPACT family protein: MQTIEQIYTAEVEEKKSTFLAYLCPMNAFESLHVKLKNDHPKAAHIVWAKRFYNEFRQVVENNSDDGEPKGTSGPPVLNVMRGVELIEAGLLIVRYFGGIKLGTGGLVRAYGSSAKEVIAHAKLIPFLFKEILTCKTDYPLVPRFEHYTTTQNITVVKREFESDGVVWEIEVSEEEKEQFLLFAHTFERDGFKRL, translated from the coding sequence ATGCAGACCATTGAGCAGATTTATACCGCGGAGGTCGAAGAGAAGAAGTCGACGTTTTTAGCCTATCTCTGCCCAATGAACGCGTTTGAATCTTTACATGTAAAGCTCAAAAATGACCATCCTAAAGCCGCACATATTGTTTGGGCAAAACGTTTTTACAATGAGTTCCGTCAAGTTGTTGAAAACAACTCAGATGATGGTGAACCCAAAGGTACCTCGGGTCCTCCCGTACTGAATGTCATGCGAGGTGTTGAACTCATTGAAGCTGGGCTTTTGATCGTGCGCTATTTTGGAGGTATAAAACTGGGTACGGGTGGATTGGTAAGAGCCTATGGAAGCAGTGCTAAAGAGGTGATTGCTCATGCTAAACTTATCCCTTTTCTCTTCAAAGAAATCCTTACATGTAAAACTGACTATCCTCTCGTACCACGCTTTGAACACTATACTACAACACAAAATATAACTGTAGTAAAAAGAGAATTTGAAAGTGATGGTGTGGTGTGGGAGATAGAGGTGAGCGAAGAAGAGAAAGAGCAGTTTTTGCTCTTCGCTCACACGTTTGAAAGAGATGGTTTTAAACGCTTATAA
- a CDS encoding YceI family protein, translated as MNYLLKPIMALVFLFSLSEAKEFVIDNTHSNIGFSVKHMMISNVKGNFNAYTADIDFDADKKVFNKLSAKIDAASIDTGIAKRDDHLRSSDFFDVTKFKTVDFVMTSMKDDKVYGKITIHGVTKDIVLVSTIHGVIKDFQGHQRVGFSLEGKLNRKDFGLTWNKILEGGGLTVDDTINLAIEVEAIEL; from the coding sequence ATGAACTATCTCTTGAAACCTATTATGGCTCTAGTCTTTCTCTTCTCACTGTCAGAGGCAAAAGAGTTTGTCATCGACAATACTCACTCCAATATAGGCTTTTCAGTTAAACATATGATGATTTCCAATGTTAAAGGTAACTTCAATGCCTACACAGCGGATATTGACTTTGATGCGGACAAAAAAGTCTTCAATAAACTGAGTGCAAAAATCGACGCAGCGTCTATTGATACAGGTATTGCAAAACGCGATGACCACTTACGTAGCAGTGATTTTTTTGATGTTACAAAATTTAAGACCGTTGATTTTGTGATGACGTCTATGAAAGATGACAAAGTGTATGGCAAAATCACCATCCATGGTGTTACAAAAGATATCGTCTTAGTCAGTACCATTCATGGTGTGATCAAAGATTTTCAAGGTCACCAACGTGTAGGTTTTAGCTTGGAAGGAAAACTCAATCGTAAAGATTTTGGTTTAACATGGAATAAAATCTTAGAAGGTGGTGGACTTACTGTCGATGACACGATCAATCTCGCTATTGAAGTGGAAGCTATCGAATTATAA
- the modD gene encoding ModD protein, with the protein MMDMIREDVGLIDITTVGLDIGSHKAKISFASKEPIVLCGVEFVKEMCDKLGLETHAYKECGDRLEAGELILEAYGRADAAHKAWKVSQNILEFLSGIATKTHTMITLAREVNPKIELLTTRKIFPRTKELALKAVYAGGGAHHRLGLYDSVLVFKQHRVFFESDAAFEAQFAKMKQKYLEKKIVVEVDSYEEARYFATLGTEILQCEKMDFATLKRCVRLKKEFPNLLLSATGGIGEQNIVAYAQTGVDFIVTSSPYHAKPADIKVIISRED; encoded by the coding sequence ATGATGGATATGATACGTGAAGATGTCGGCTTAATCGACATTACCACGGTAGGATTGGATATTGGGTCGCACAAAGCCAAGATTTCATTTGCTTCCAAAGAGCCTATTGTGCTATGTGGTGTAGAATTTGTCAAAGAGATGTGTGATAAGCTCGGGCTTGAAACACATGCCTACAAAGAGTGTGGCGATAGACTCGAAGCAGGCGAGCTTATCTTAGAAGCTTATGGCAGAGCAGATGCTGCGCATAAGGCATGGAAAGTAAGTCAAAATATTCTCGAATTTTTAAGCGGTATTGCGACCAAGACTCACACAATGATTACGCTGGCACGTGAAGTCAATCCTAAAATTGAACTCCTAACGACACGTAAGATTTTCCCTCGTACCAAAGAGTTAGCGCTCAAAGCAGTCTATGCAGGTGGCGGGGCACATCACCGTTTAGGGCTTTATGACTCTGTTTTAGTCTTTAAACAGCACCGTGTCTTTTTTGAGAGTGATGCCGCTTTTGAAGCACAATTCGCCAAAATGAAACAAAAATATTTGGAAAAAAAGATTGTCGTGGAAGTGGATAGCTATGAAGAAGCACGTTATTTTGCTACCCTTGGAACAGAGATACTACAATGCGAAAAAATGGATTTTGCAACCTTAAAGCGCTGTGTGAGACTCAAAAAAGAGTTTCCAAATCTGCTTCTTTCTGCTACAGGAGGCATTGGTGAGCAAAACATTGTTGCCTATGCCCAAACGGGGGTTGATTTTATCGTGACCTCTTCACCGTATCATGCAAAACCTGCTGACATTAAAGTCATAATTTCAAGAGAGGATTGA
- the modB gene encoding molybdate ABC transporter permease subunit, protein MVQVWHPLVLSLKTISVVALLLVFLGIPLSYYLSKENLKYKWFLETLVTLPLIFPPIAIGFLLLLLLGKYGWIGSFLNAMGIRFIFDFNGLVLAGFVAALPLMVKPLQSAIEFFPKAIKEAAYMSGKSRFHTFTFIILPCIKKSVIAALLIALARALGEVGITLMLGGNLVGKTDTVSLAIYNAVFDGEYRLALFLCAILIAISLTVFTALHFFQKEESFL, encoded by the coding sequence ATGGTACAGGTTTGGCACCCTTTGGTGCTAAGCCTTAAAACCATCAGTGTGGTAGCACTCCTTTTGGTTTTTTTGGGTATTCCACTTTCTTATTATCTCTCTAAAGAAAACTTAAAATACAAGTGGTTTCTTGAAACACTTGTGACGCTTCCTCTGATTTTTCCTCCCATTGCCATTGGATTTTTACTGCTGCTCCTCTTAGGTAAATACGGTTGGATAGGAAGTTTCTTGAATGCAATGGGTATACGGTTTATTTTTGACTTTAACGGGTTGGTGTTAGCAGGTTTTGTAGCTGCCCTTCCACTCATGGTCAAACCTCTTCAGTCAGCGATTGAGTTTTTTCCTAAAGCGATTAAAGAGGCAGCCTATATGAGTGGCAAGAGTAGGTTTCATACATTTACTTTCATCATTCTTCCCTGTATTAAAAAAAGTGTGATTGCGGCTCTTTTAATTGCATTAGCACGTGCCTTGGGCGAAGTAGGCATTACGCTAATGCTTGGTGGAAACCTTGTGGGTAAAACGGATACAGTCTCTTTAGCCATTTACAATGCTGTCTTTGATGGAGAATACCGCTTAGCATTGTTTTTATGTGCTATTCTCATCGCGATCTCTTTAACTGTCTTTACGGCACTGCATTTTTTTCAAAAAGAGGAGTCATTTCTTTAA
- the modA gene encoding molybdate ABC transporter substrate-binding protein encodes MLKLLLASVLLSASLLAGEISVAVAANLSDAVESLKTEFAKTNPNTKVNTILGASGKFTTQIKSGAPFDIFLSADMKFPESLYEDGIAVTKPVVYASGALAMVSTKGLDLSKGIAVIVDPKVEKVAIANPKTAPYGTASMEAFKNANILDKVEPKLVQGDSIGQALQFSLTAADVGFVNASAFYSDKMKEYKKGVQWVDVDPKLYKPIAQGIVLLKQAEKNAEAKAFYDFVLSAKAKAIFKNYGYVVNE; translated from the coding sequence ATGTTAAAACTGTTATTAGCGAGTGTTTTGTTAAGCGCGAGTTTGCTTGCAGGAGAGATCAGTGTTGCGGTTGCCGCCAATTTAAGTGATGCGGTAGAGTCACTTAAAACGGAGTTTGCTAAAACAAACCCAAATACAAAAGTCAATACGATCCTAGGTGCTAGTGGTAAATTTACAACGCAAATTAAAAGTGGTGCGCCATTTGACATTTTCTTAAGTGCCGATATGAAATTTCCTGAGAGTTTGTATGAAGATGGTATTGCTGTAACGAAACCTGTTGTTTATGCGAGTGGCGCTTTAGCAATGGTCAGCACGAAAGGGCTTGATTTAAGTAAAGGTATTGCAGTGATTGTAGATCCAAAAGTGGAGAAAGTTGCTATTGCAAATCCAAAAACAGCACCGTATGGAACAGCAAGTATGGAGGCGTTTAAAAATGCAAATATTTTAGACAAAGTTGAACCAAAACTCGTTCAAGGTGATAGTATCGGACAAGCGTTACAGTTTTCTTTAACTGCGGCTGATGTGGGCTTTGTTAATGCTTCTGCTTTTTACAGCGACAAAATGAAAGAGTATAAAAAAGGCGTTCAATGGGTTGATGTTGATCCAAAGCTTTATAAACCAATCGCTCAAGGTATTGTTCTTTTGAAACAAGCAGAGAAAAATGCGGAAGCTAAAGCGTTTTATGACTTTGTTTTGAGTGCTAAAGCGAAAGCAATCTTTAAAAATTATGGATATGTCGTCAATGAATAG
- the modB gene encoding molybdate ABC transporter permease subunit, producing MALEFTPFLISFKLASITTSILFIVSLFIAWNLSQSKSRFKPIFESITALPIVLPPSVLGFYILYALSFHSPIGRFFQDVLGIKLVFNFSGLVVASCFYSLPFMVQPLQSGFETLPKNMLEASYIAGKSKLKTLFCVAMPNIKPSLMTAIVITFAHTVGEFGVVLMVGGSIPNQTKTASVAVYELVEIMDYTSAHIYSGIMVMISFLVLLLVYIFNRNQNRRLGGIA from the coding sequence ATGGCATTGGAGTTTACTCCCTTTTTGATCTCGTTTAAACTCGCTTCTATTACTACGTCGATTCTCTTTATTGTCTCTTTGTTCATCGCATGGAATTTATCGCAGAGTAAATCTCGCTTTAAGCCTATTTTTGAGTCCATCACGGCACTTCCTATTGTTTTACCTCCCTCCGTTTTAGGCTTTTACATTCTGTATGCCCTCTCATTTCATTCTCCTATCGGACGATTTTTTCAAGATGTACTGGGTATAAAGTTGGTGTTTAACTTCTCAGGGTTAGTGGTGGCAAGTTGCTTTTATTCCCTCCCTTTTATGGTGCAACCGCTTCAAAGTGGTTTTGAAACGTTGCCTAAAAATATGCTTGAAGCCTCGTATATTGCAGGAAAAAGTAAGCTCAAAACACTTTTTTGTGTGGCAATGCCCAATATTAAGCCCTCTTTGATGACGGCTATTGTCATTACATTTGCGCATACTGTGGGTGAATTTGGTGTAGTCTTGATGGTGGGTGGAAGCATTCCCAATCAAACGAAAACGGCTTCGGTCGCGGTGTATGAGTTGGTCGAAATTATGGATTATACCAGTGCTCATATTTACAGTGGCATTATGGTTATGATCAGCTTTTTGGTTCTTCTTTTGGTGTATATTTTTAACCGTAATCAGAATCGCCGTTTGGGAGGGATTGCATGA
- a CDS encoding TOBE domain-containing protein produces MDGIASGVMSFDKPVLLEKRVKLLEAIAETGSISSAAKRVGLSYKAAWEAVDTMNNLSNHPLVVRVTGGSGGGGTTLTPLGEEVVANYSVLKKEYERFLNRLSTMGDFEMNSLKHIQRIAMQISARNQLMGKIGEIKQAKVNAEVSIVLKSGVILVSTITNSAVEELGLEIGDEVVGIIKASSVLISNVLDIATSARNKLVGMITDIKLGEVNAQVSVDIGQNDVVVSTITAESVRALGLAVGSRVCAIIKSSSILIGK; encoded by the coding sequence ATGGATGGGATTGCCTCTGGTGTAATGAGCTTTGACAAACCAGTTTTGTTGGAAAAGAGAGTGAAGCTCTTAGAAGCTATTGCCGAGACAGGTTCAATCAGCAGTGCCGCTAAACGAGTAGGACTCAGTTATAAGGCTGCATGGGAAGCTGTCGATACGATGAACAACCTTTCCAATCATCCTTTAGTGGTACGTGTCACAGGTGGAAGCGGTGGTGGTGGAACGACATTAACACCCTTAGGAGAAGAAGTTGTTGCCAATTATTCCGTTTTAAAAAAAGAGTATGAGAGGTTTTTAAATCGGCTCTCAACCATGGGCGACTTTGAAATGAATAGTTTAAAACATATACAAAGGATTGCTATGCAAATTAGTGCACGTAATCAGCTGATGGGGAAAATCGGCGAGATTAAACAGGCAAAAGTCAATGCAGAGGTGAGTATTGTGCTCAAAAGTGGAGTCATTCTTGTATCGACCATTACCAATAGTGCTGTTGAAGAGTTAGGGTTAGAAATCGGGGATGAAGTGGTTGGTATTATCAAAGCCTCATCTGTTTTGATTTCCAATGTTCTTGATATTGCGACCAGTGCTCGCAATAAACTTGTGGGGATGATCACAGACATTAAATTGGGTGAGGTTAATGCCCAAGTGAGTGTAGATATTGGTCAAAACGATGTGGTTGTTTCCACCATTACGGCTGAGTCAGTGAGAGCTTTAGGGCTTGCTGTTGGGTCGCGTGTCTGTGCCATCATCAAATCGAGTAGTATCTTAATCGGAAAATAA
- a CDS encoding TOBE domain-containing protein, with translation MNRLRAVVTQIEGEQNLHIITFDYEGSILKMMGLDLPKGLHVKSHVTLGVKPSHVAIAKNLSGELSYSNQLPAKIVSIENGKLLSNILLHVKGSEVQSFLTLSSSMRMNLQVGDDVTLLMKASELFVMEVEGV, from the coding sequence ATGAATAGACTGCGTGCCGTTGTTACCCAGATTGAAGGTGAGCAGAATCTTCATATCATCACGTTTGATTATGAGGGAAGTATACTTAAAATGATGGGGCTTGATTTGCCAAAGGGTTTACATGTAAAGAGTCATGTGACCCTTGGCGTAAAGCCTTCACATGTCGCAATTGCCAAAAATCTTAGTGGAGAGCTTAGTTATTCCAATCAGCTTCCCGCTAAGATTGTGAGTATCGAAAATGGAAAATTATTGAGCAATATTCTTTTACATGTAAAAGGAAGCGAGGTACAAAGTTTTCTGACTTTAAGCTCTTCAATGCGCATGAATCTCCAAGTAGGGGATGATGTCACTTTGTTGATGAAGGCAAGTGAGCTTTTCGTCATGGAGGTAGAAGGTGTTTGA
- the modA gene encoding molybdate ABC transporter substrate-binding protein: MKKMVISVCIALLSQLIADDFKIAVGAGYKKPVQEVLKVYAENHTKVDAIYGNMAQIFAQAKQTEIALVIADKKFLEKQKELHFEHYQKIGEGVAVIAYAKGISFTRIEDLKNESIKTIAMPEAKKAIYGDAGIEFLHNAKLYESVKEKLLVVATVPQVSSYVSTHEVDVGIMNLTAALDSMDKIGGYIKIPQTYYTPIEIVAGSLKACEIDKACQEFVAFLQTPKAKEIFVKYGL, from the coding sequence ATGAAAAAGATGGTGATAAGCGTCTGTATCGCTTTGTTAAGCCAATTGATTGCTGATGATTTTAAAATTGCCGTGGGAGCAGGGTATAAAAAACCTGTGCAAGAGGTACTTAAAGTATATGCCGAAAATCATACCAAGGTAGATGCCATTTATGGCAATATGGCACAAATTTTTGCCCAAGCCAAACAGACGGAAATAGCTTTAGTCATTGCCGATAAAAAATTTTTAGAGAAGCAGAAAGAGCTCCATTTTGAACATTATCAGAAAATAGGAGAGGGTGTTGCTGTCATCGCTTATGCTAAAGGGATTTCATTTACACGCATTGAAGATTTGAAAAATGAGAGCATTAAAACCATTGCAATGCCTGAAGCTAAAAAAGCGATTTATGGCGATGCTGGCATAGAGTTTTTACATAATGCCAAATTGTATGAAAGCGTGAAAGAAAAACTTTTGGTCGTTGCTACGGTTCCTCAGGTAAGTTCTTATGTGAGTACCCATGAGGTGGATGTGGGCATTATGAACCTAACCGCAGCGCTGGATAGCATGGATAAAATTGGTGGTTACATCAAAATCCCGCAAACGTATTATACACCTATTGAGATCGTTGCAGGGAGCTTAAAAGCCTGTGAAATAGATAAAGCATGTCAAGAGTTTGTTGCTTTTTTACAAACACCGAAAGCGAAAGAGATATTTGTTAAATATGGGCTTTGA
- a CDS encoding ABC transporter ATP-binding protein, with protein MIEIDVQKELLGSMGKMDLHVKLSIEKQNFVALSGQSGSGKTTLLRILAGLESAKGQIKVDDEVWLDEAHCLPPQKRGIGFVFQDYALFPNMSVLENLLFVRKDKALADQLLSMTELSELSNRRPATLSGGQKQRVSLCRAMMNRPKLLLMDEPLSALDPSMRTKLQHEILTLHKAFGTTTIMVSHDPSEMYRLSSRVIVLSQGHVVQDGDAKSVLLRTQGSQKFSFEGELLDIVKVDVIYVAIVSIGQQIVEVVLDGGEAKDLRVGDSVSIGTKAFTPILQKLI; from the coding sequence ATGATTGAGATTGATGTCCAAAAAGAGCTTTTAGGCTCGATGGGTAAGATGGATTTACATGTAAAACTTTCGATTGAAAAACAGAATTTCGTGGCACTTTCAGGTCAAAGCGGCAGTGGTAAAACAACATTACTTCGTATTTTAGCGGGTCTTGAGAGTGCAAAAGGTCAGATAAAAGTAGATGATGAGGTATGGCTTGATGAAGCACACTGTCTGCCTCCCCAAAAACGGGGTATCGGTTTCGTCTTTCAAGACTATGCCCTTTTCCCCAATATGAGCGTCCTTGAGAATCTTCTCTTTGTGCGTAAAGATAAAGCTTTAGCCGATCAGCTTTTAAGTATGACAGAGCTTAGCGAGCTTAGCAATCGCAGACCTGCAACGCTTTCTGGCGGGCAAAAACAGCGTGTGAGTTTGTGCCGTGCGATGATGAACAGACCCAAATTACTTTTAATGGATGAGCCTCTTTCTGCACTGGACCCTTCCATGCGTACAAAACTTCAACATGAGATTTTAACCCTTCATAAGGCCTTTGGTACCACAACGATTATGGTGAGTCATGATCCGAGTGAAATGTATCGACTAAGTTCTCGTGTGATTGTCCTCTCTCAAGGTCACGTCGTGCAAGATGGAGATGCTAAAAGTGTGTTACTTCGCACACAAGGCAGTCAGAAGTTTTCGTTTGAAGGCGAGTTATTGGATATTGTGAAAGTTGATGTGATTTACGTTGCCATTGTCTCTATTGGACAACAGATTGTTGAAGTGGTTCTTGATGGTGGAGAAGCTAAAGATTTACGGGTAGGCGACAGTGTCAGTATAGGAACTAAAGCGTTTACACCGATTTTGCAAAAATTGATCTAA